One window of Brachyhypopomus gauderio isolate BG-103 unplaced genomic scaffold, BGAUD_0.2 sc80, whole genome shotgun sequence genomic DNA carries:
- the nexmifa gene encoding neurite extension and migration factor, with product MDVLQESGGPVRECCSSPPHTADSHLQDNFSDESHVLRDCDSTEAALLATPTLTTPTLATPTLAPLNRTADVTLSVTDLHDESVSNAASLSSLSSFSSLSSLSSLSSLSSVSCSKPVTPWSLPQTCDRTTLSSMDSGGGDCLSCLIPKSQSCESVLGLTSEFQPCPASNISMQCLGSAPSAGRYGDQVLSDQLLSGPAHAAGVHDSAEEGKSLRESVCEDDPASRSIYESLGEEPQDWSCLESLISESRMELLDLCSRSELAVNLFCEEDVDSYMFQEEEPTLGTDVCSLKIRYESYPDGGQGRTEQSLQDESQLGFFPTMPCGRTEGLRDKTDQSSEYKADAPATPNSNFLFDLSNSPDDSGEFSDDSYCTGSSPDAWHAQRPHGQLSRENSTSSSQRSYRLRAKRKVAYREDYLYDVDSIEGERNAEKRDKQPAGPKERDDDWSPRKRRRASRKEPPILIKYIIINRFKGEKHMQVKLSRVEVLAPRVRLSPEKLLQYERLAPLKAYWQTRAQEHSRSAAADETRRLRGCRPPSSTATKRSRRSASRLRIQRIQRIQRIHTAETSTPSHTPASNSSQPPTEPATSTDEPKGDALDSVESRHTSHPARAKSRTEEREERKGGKTGKIKKFKSEARLRCKKLKEAETEETPGASQLTQLRSCSPESISELTELRSCLPESITDSLESNLVSAETSADKSTLTPADPGTNGALDLLPGGYLHTLLEASESSGSANVSYFPTDQQQAEMMSADPAAQSCVLSPPSESELPQSPLHHTQHTQYPEAQRVEQHHPLSWPSQDVSFSPDVPTQSPVLPAGFTTPVSVLPGDAALGCRMPFEEPLLPEARADGDYGTSPAGSRGENGVGRLVSFNSLGSLSASSSNYSSLSLRDAERDEDVGDMNDGFLSHCSPRLVLQQSLEELIPLRESTDLLDISNFTPDKFRHSSLSEMSPPHTPSPSPQLLGSCVKGGGFPEAGGSCVRWSCTAQGAEPDGASNTLLQTFSDKDGGEELQGHRETKKKSGKNGQSTKKSKTQRAAKGAELQGNRAELPRQGERAKVPRQGSRSARKIKALLEGKSAKGEGRLDSSAPSPTPSLGIMGAQGEWPSAVGLSDDDQGEFQEPSNILSNIVSGMAEVQRFMRASVEPLWGPCLSPGQHALQSQTLKILGGSVDLKKRGGSAGGARGRKGAGRGGKTPSKLLAPGFFPGLGVDCLPLPHRPAHKKMYRHKSSAKFGRDELLAAKRDIKGAGLTALVEKRR from the exons ATGGATGTTCTTCAGGAGAGCGGAGGCCCGGTGCGGGAGTGCTGCTCCAGTCCCCCACACACCGCTGACAGCC ATTTGCAGGATAATTTCTCTGATGAGTCACATGTTCTGAGGGACTGTGACTCCACAGAGGCTGCTCTTCTAGCCACGCCCACTCTAACCACGCCCACTTTAGCCACACCCACTTTAGCACCTCTGAACCGGACAGCTGATGTCACCCTCAGTGTAACAGACCTCCACGATGAGTCTGTCTCCAACGcagcctctctctcctctctgtcgtctttttcttctctttcttctctctcgtctctctcgTCCCTGTCTTCTGTCTCGTGCTCCAAGCCTGTGACGCCCTGGTCTCTGCCTCAGACCTGTGACAGGACAACCCTTTCCAGCATGGATTCTGGGGGCGGAGACTGTTTGAGTTGTCTGATCCCTAAGAGCCAATCGTGCGAGTCCGTGCTTGGCCTGACCTCCGAGTTCCAGCCGTGTCCTGCCTCTAACATCAGCATGCAGTGCCTTGGCTCCGCCCCCAGTGCTGGACGCTATGGTGACCAAGTGCTGTCTGACCAGTTGCTCAGTGGCCCCGCCCATGCGGCGGGAGTTCATGACAGTGCTGAGGAAGGGAAGTCGCTacgggagagtgtgtgtgaggatgaccCCGCCTCCCGGAGCATATATGAGAGTCTGGGGGAGGAGCCACAGGACTGGAGCTGCCTGGAGTCTCTGATCAGCGAGAGCCGCATGGAGCTGCTGGATCTGTGCTCCCGCAGCGAGCTGGCCGTCAACCTGTTCTGCGAGGAGGACGTGGACAGCTACATGTTCCAGGAGGAGGAGCCCACCCTGGGCACCGACGTGTGTTCGCTCAAAATCCGCTACGAGTCCTACCCGGACGGAGGGCAGGGCCGCACCGAGCAGTCGCTGCAAGACGAGTCGCAGCTCGGTTTCTTTCCCACAATGCCCTGTGGCAGAACGGAGGGACTGAGAGACAAGACAGACCAATCGAGCGAGTACAAGGCAGACGCCCCAGCAACTCCAAACAGCAACTTTCTTTTCGACCTCAGTAACTCGCCGGATGATTCGGGGGAGTTCAGCGACGACAGCTACTGCACGGGCTCGTCGCCCGACGCCTGGCACGCCCAGCGCCCCCACGGCCAGCTGTCCCGGGAgaactccacctcctccagccAGCGCAGCTACCGCCTTCGTGCCAAGCGGAAGGTGGCGTACCGAGAGGACTACCTGTACGACGTGGACTCCATCGAGGGCGAGAGGAACGCGGAGAAACGGGACAAGCAACCCGCCGGCCCGAAGGAGAGAGACGACGACTGGAGTCCGAGGAAACGTCGGCGCGCCAGCCGCAAGGAGCCGCCCATCCTCATCAAGTACATCATCATCAACCGCTTCAAAGGGGAGAAGCACATGCAGGTGAAGCTGAGCAGGGTGGAGGTCTTGGCCCCGCGGGTGCGTCTGAGTCCGGAGAAGCTGCTGCAGTATGAAAGACTGGCACCCCTGAAGGCCTACTGGCAGACCAGAGCGCAGGAGCACAGCAGGTCAGCAGCCGCGGACGAAACCAGACGGCTGCGTGGCTGTAGGCCGCCGTCCAGCACCGCCACCAAACGCAGCCGCAGGAGCGCCAGCAGACTCAGGATCCAGCGTATCCAGCGTATCCAGCGCATCCACACCGCAGAGACCTCCACCCCCAGCCACACCCCCGCCTCCAACAGCTCACAGCCACCGACCGAACCTGCGACAAGCACAGACGAACCAAAAGGAGACGCCCTGGACAGCGTGGAGTCACGACACACGAGCCATCCGGCCAGAGCTAAGAGCAGAACtgaagaaagagaggagagaaaagggGGGAAAACGGGAAAGATAAAGAAGTTTAAAAGTGAAGCCAGACTGAGATGTAAAAAGCTGAAGGAAGCAGAGACGGAGGAGACGCCCGGTGCCTCTCAGCTCACGCAGCTACGCTCCTGTTCACCTGAAAGCATTTCTGAGCTTACAGAGTTACGTTCTTGTTTACCTGAAAGCATTACTGACTCTTTGGAGAGTAATCTGGTCTCAGCCGAGACGTCGGCTGACAAAAGCACTTTGACCCCCGCCGACCCCGGGACTAATGGGGCGCTGGACCTCCTGCCTGGTGGATATCTCCACACGCTTCTGGAAGCTTCCGAATCGTCCGGCAGTGCCAACGTGTCGTATTTCCCTACAGACCAGCAGCAGGCGGAGATGATGTCAGCAGACCCAGCGGCCCAGAGCTGCGTGCTCTCCCCGCCCTCCGAGTCGGAGCTGCCCCAGTCCCCTCTGCACCACACCCAGCACACGCAGTACCCCGAGGCCCAGCGGGTCGAGCAGCACCACCCCCTGTCCTGGCCCTCCCAGGACGTCTCCTTCTCCCCCGACGTCCCCACGCAGTCGCCCGTCCTGCCGGCAGGCTTCACCACGCCGGTGTCCGTGTTGCCGGGCGACGCCGCGCTGGGCTGCCGGATGCCGTTCGAAGAGCCTCTGCTCCCGGAAGCCCGCGCGGACGGCGATTACGGGACGAGTCCCGCCGGGTCGCGCGGGGAGAACGGCGTAGGCCGCCTGGTCAGCTTCAACTCCCTGGGCTCCCTCTCTGCGAGCTCCAGCAACTACAGCTCGCTCAGTCTGAGAGACGCGGAGCGGGACGAGGACGTGGGAGACATGAACGACGGCTTCCTGTCCCACTGCAGTCCGCGGCTGGTTCTCCAGCAGAGTCTGGAGGAGCTGATTCCACTTCGAGAGTCCACAGACCTGCTGGACATCTCGAACTTCACCCCTGACAAGTTCCGCCATTCCTCGCTGTCGGAGATGTCCCCGCCCCACACGCCCAGCCCCTCCCCTCAGCTGCTGGGGAGCTGCGTTAAAGGGGGGGGTTTCCCCGAGGCGGGGGGGtcgtgtgtgaggtggagctgCACGGCTCAAGGCGCCGAGCCTGACGGAGCATCAAACACACTCTTACAAACCTTCAGTGACAAGGACGGAGGGGAGGAGCTTCAGGGACACAGGGAGACGAAAAAGAAAAGTGGCAAGAATGGACAAAGCACCAAAAAGAGTAAAACTCAGAGGGCAGCGAAAGGGGCGGAGCTACAGGGGAATAGGGCGGAGCTACCGCGGCAGGGGGAGAGGGCGAAAGTCCCGCGGCAGGGTTCTCGCTCCGCTAGGAAAATCAAGGCACTACTGGAGGGGAAATCGGCCAAAGGCGAGGGGAGGTTAGACAGTAGTGCCCCCTCGCCGACCCCCTCGCTAGGCATCATGGGAGCTCAAGGGGAGTGGCCAAGTGCCGTGGGCCTATCGGACGACGACCAGGGTGAGTTCCAAGAGCCGTCAAACATCCTGTCCAACATCGTGTCCGGCATGGCCGAGGTGCAGCGCTTCATGCGAGCATCGGTGGAGCCGCTGTGGGGGCCGTGCCTGTCGCCCGGGCAACACGCCCTGCAGAGCCAGACCCTCAAGATTCTGGGTGGCAGCGTTGACCTTAAGAAACGGGGAGGCTCTGCGGGGGGGGCGAGGGGCAGGAAGGGTGCGGGCCGGGGCGGCAAGACCCCGTCCAAACTCCTGGCCCCCGGCTTCTTCCCTGGACTCGGAGTGGACTGCCTCCCGCTCCCGCACCGGCCCGCACACAAAAAAATGTACCGCCACAAAAGCTCTGCGAAGTTTGGCCGCGACGAACTTTTAGCGGCTAAAAGGGACATTAAAGGGGCGGGGCTGACTGCTTTGGTGGAGAAGCGGAGGTAA